In the genome of Treponema pedis, one region contains:
- a CDS encoding CdaR family protein, whose amino-acid sequence MKISKNIEKLLENWPAKVLSFVFALVLVQFYKNSLLEKRYFSVPLIIENSGDLVPSAAIPRMVKVSIWGEAAGISTIREDDIVAYLDFSSIPSEGEHEIPIRTRRQGLALDISPLEITVEPSEIKLNLEKSVSKRLNVKLTFKGFPEQNYEVYETVIDPPSIEVTGPESIVSKMEDIFTNSIQIENKRTGFSGTTDLLNPDPIILIAGNSRISYSVKIREMLEIKTFMDINLYFDGLADKFEIAAQVPLGNVTIKGAKTAVSAWKPSINTLRVSCGNIVKPGIYSLPVQAVIPGKLELVDANPKNIQIEVRERESSGSNN is encoded by the coding sequence ATGAAAATATCTAAGAATATTGAAAAGCTTTTGGAAAATTGGCCTGCAAAGGTATTAAGCTTTGTTTTCGCTCTTGTTTTGGTTCAGTTCTATAAAAACAGTTTGTTGGAGAAAAGATATTTTTCGGTTCCTCTAATAATAGAAAATTCGGGAGATTTGGTTCCTTCCGCCGCTATACCGCGTATGGTGAAAGTATCTATTTGGGGAGAGGCTGCCGGTATTTCCACTATCCGTGAAGATGATATTGTAGCATATTTGGACTTTTCTTCAATTCCTTCGGAAGGCGAACATGAAATACCGATTCGGACGCGCAGACAGGGGCTTGCTTTGGATATAAGCCCCTTGGAAATAACCGTTGAACCGTCGGAAATTAAGCTTAATTTGGAAAAAAGCGTTTCTAAAAGGTTAAATGTTAAACTGACTTTTAAGGGCTTCCCCGAACAAAATTATGAGGTATATGAAACGGTAATAGACCCTCCGAGTATTGAAGTTACGGGGCCTGAATCCATAGTTTCAAAAATGGAAGATATTTTTACCAACTCTATTCAAATTGAAAACAAAAGAACGGGATTTTCCGGTACGACGGACCTTTTAAATCCTGACCCTATAATTTTAATTGCGGGAAACAGCAGAATTTCGTATTCGGTTAAAATCAGGGAAATGCTGGAAATAAAAACTTTTATGGATATAAATCTTTATTTTGACGGCTTGGCGGATAAATTTGAAATTGCCGCACAGGTTCCTTTAGGAAACGTAACTATAAAAGGTGCAAAAACGGCAGTATCGGCATGGAAACCGTCTATAAATACTTTAAGAGTGTCTTGCGGGAATATTGTAAAACCGGGTATTTACAGTTTGCCGGTACAGGCCGTAATCCCGGGCAAGCTTGAATTGGTAGATGCGAATCCTAAAAATATTCAGATTGAAGTAAGAGAGCGGGAATCTTCCGGTTCAAACAATTAA
- a CDS encoding holo-ACP synthase, producing the protein MILGVGIDIVNVDRIKSWLTVKGLPERFFNSSELETSFKRGEGQALSLAARFAAKEAFGKAMGTGLKGMKLKDISVINTDSGKPELTLFGSALTIFEKSGAEKIHLSLSHEKNTAAAIVVIEGK; encoded by the coding sequence ATGATTTTGGGTGTAGGAATAGATATTGTAAATGTTGACCGCATAAAAAGCTGGCTTACCGTAAAAGGGCTTCCGGAAAGGTTTTTTAACTCAAGTGAGCTGGAAACTTCTTTTAAAAGAGGTGAGGGGCAAGCTCTTTCGCTTGCCGCAAGGTTTGCGGCAAAGGAAGCTTTCGGGAAGGCTATGGGTACCGGTTTAAAAGGTATGAAATTAAAAGATATTTCGGTTATAAATACGGACAGCGGTAAACCTGAGCTGACTCTTTTCGGTTCGGCTCTTACAATCTTTGAAAAAAGCGGTGCCGAAAAAATTCATCTTTCTTTAAGTCATGAAAAAAATACGGCGGCCGCAATTGTAGTAATTGAAGGAAAGTAA
- the cdaA gene encoding diadenylate cyclase CdaA, whose translation MEIIRNIAAFYSSYLKPVLDILLLAFLIYKAYQILLKTQAVQLVKGALSILVVYAAAFIFNLSTLLWLLNAIAPSIVIGVAIVFQPELRKIFLKIGQTDWLRAGKHSSHRHIDSVLTAAEILSDKRRGMLVVFMRRNNLKDIIETGTRLNAELSSSLLVTIFGHDTPMHDGASIVQNGKVVSAGCFLPLSEQQDIRKSFGTRHRAAIGVSEETDAVVLVVSEESGALSLAYDSRLYYNLTSEEIIRQLEQLLEIKTDLTREDNSDSAEMLQNENI comes from the coding sequence ATGGAAATAATAAGAAATATAGCCGCTTTTTACTCTTCTTATTTAAAACCCGTACTCGATATTTTATTGCTTGCATTTTTGATTTATAAGGCTTATCAAATTTTACTTAAAACTCAGGCCGTACAGCTGGTAAAAGGCGCTCTTTCGATTTTAGTGGTTTATGCGGCGGCTTTTATCTTTAACTTGAGTACTTTACTTTGGCTTTTAAATGCTATTGCGCCCAGTATCGTAATCGGTGTCGCTATAGTTTTTCAGCCTGAGTTACGTAAAATATTTTTAAAAATAGGGCAAACTGATTGGCTCAGAGCCGGAAAACATTCCAGTCACAGACATATTGATTCCGTTCTTACTGCAGCCGAAATTCTTTCCGATAAAAGGAGGGGAATGCTTGTGGTTTTTATGAGGCGGAATAATCTTAAAGATATAATCGAAACGGGTACGAGATTAAATGCAGAGCTTTCTTCAAGTTTACTTGTTACGATTTTCGGTCATGATACGCCTATGCACGACGGAGCTTCTATAGTACAAAACGGAAAAGTTGTTTCTGCAGGCTGTTTCTTGCCTCTTTCGGAACAACAGGATATACGTAAGAGTTTCGGAACAAGGCATAGGGCTGCAATAGGAGTTTCCGAGGAAACGGACGCTGTTGTTTTGGTAGTTTCGGAAGAAAGCGGAGCATTAAGTCTTGCTTACGATTCCCGCTTGTATTACAATTTAACTTCGGAAGAAATTATAAGACAGTTGGAACAGCTTTTGGAAATAAAAACGGATTTGACGAGAGAGGATAATTCGGATTCTGCGGAGATGTTGCAAAATGAAAATATCTAA